One genomic window of Polyangiaceae bacterium includes the following:
- a CDS encoding methionyl-tRNA formyltransferase, with protein sequence MTRSVFFGTPPIAVPALKALAETTELVGVVCQPDRPAGRGMKLTAPAVKQAALELGLEVHQPVKVKTGNLHEWLAERQVDVAVVLAYGRILPDAVLAAPRLGCINLHASLLPRYRGAAPINWAIMNGETESGISLMQMDSGLDTGAVYCTRALAIAAAETAGELAERMAATAAEMVREDLPRVVAGEIAAVPQDAERATHAPPLEKADLLVDWVWDAERIVNWVRGLSPNPCARTTLQGKTLKLQEARVCAADCPSGAPGEVVIADKSGLVIACGKGAIELTRGQLEGRKALGAVDLVNGRVLTLGAHLGT encoded by the coding sequence GTGACGCGAAGTGTGTTTTTCGGGACGCCACCAATTGCGGTGCCTGCACTGAAAGCGCTGGCTGAGACGACGGAGCTGGTCGGCGTGGTCTGCCAGCCGGATCGTCCGGCAGGGCGCGGAATGAAGTTGACGGCTCCCGCGGTGAAACAAGCCGCGCTCGAGCTGGGCCTCGAGGTGCATCAGCCCGTCAAGGTGAAGACGGGTAATCTGCATGAGTGGCTCGCTGAGCGTCAGGTCGACGTCGCCGTGGTGCTGGCGTACGGGCGCATCTTGCCGGACGCGGTGCTGGCGGCGCCACGGCTCGGCTGCATCAACCTGCATGCGTCCCTGCTGCCGCGCTATCGCGGCGCAGCGCCGATCAACTGGGCGATCATGAACGGCGAAACGGAGTCTGGGATTTCACTGATGCAGATGGACTCCGGCCTCGACACCGGCGCGGTGTACTGCACCCGTGCGCTCGCTATCGCCGCGGCCGAAACAGCGGGCGAGCTCGCAGAGCGTATGGCGGCGACAGCGGCCGAAATGGTGCGCGAGGATCTACCGCGCGTCGTCGCTGGTGAGATCGCGGCAGTGCCTCAGGATGCAGAGCGCGCAACCCATGCGCCCCCGCTCGAGAAGGCCGATTTGCTGGTCGATTGGGTTTGGGACGCGGAGCGAATCGTCAACTGGGTGCGTGGCTTATCTCCCAACCCGTGCGCGCGCACGACACTTCAGGGCAAGACACTCAAGCTTCAAGAGGCGCGTGTGTGCGCGGCGGACTGCCCAAGCGGAGCCCCGGGCGAGGTGGTGATCGCGGACAAATCAGGTCTCGTCATCGCCTGCGGAAAGGGCGCGATCGAGCTGACGCGAGGGCAACTAGAAGGTCGCAAGGCGCTCGGTGCCGTTGATCTGGTCAACGGTCGAGTGCTCACGTTGGGCGCTCACCTCGGAACCTAG